From Bradyrhizobium sp. 4:
ATTGTCAAATAATTATTTGACTTTGGCAAGTATTGAAGTGCTTCAGCCGACCATGACGATCCGGCTGCGCAGCATGATCCGCGACGAGCGGCCGAGCCGCCGGAGCAACCGCGCCTCGGAGCGGCGGGCTTGGGGCGGGTAGCCGCCGATGCGGTCGTAGTGATCACGCGCGATCAAAAGTCCCTGATCGCCGAAGGGACCGACGAGCTTGCGCATCAGGGCCCAGAGGATATCGCGGAAGCCGGCATCAGCGTAGGGTGAGCGGGCATAGCGGAAGACAGCTGCACGATCCCGGCCGCTGGTCGAGACGGACTGGATAAACTGAGCGGTTTCCTCGATCCAGCCGGTTTCCAGCACGGCGCCGGCGGGGAGGAACATCAGCCAGGACGAACGGGCCTGGAGTGCGCCGGCGGCGAGCGCGGCGCCCTGCGTGGATCCTTCGAAGCCGATGAAACGGCAGCCCGCGACGTCGGCAACGCGCTCGATGACCCCATTGCGGGTGCCATCGACGAGGAGCACTTCCCGGATGATGCCTGCGGCGGCACCGGGTACCAGCGCGGCCAGAGTTGCGACCGCCGTCTGCTCGACGCCTTCGGTCGGAATGATGACGCTCAGCATGATTGAGGCTTCAGTGTCCACACTTCGGGAGAAGCGTAGCTCATTATCAGGGCGTCATAAAACATGTGGCGCTGCCGAGTGCAACTTTCCGGCCGTGCTTCGGTATACGATGGTAAACCGCCGCGGCTGTCGCATCCAAATTTGTCCCGTACGGGCCACGATATCGCCAATATGTCGGCCCCAGCCTATCCTCTCCGTATTAATCCGGAGGTGA
This genomic window contains:
- a CDS encoding glycosyl transferase, translating into MLSVIIPTEGVEQTAVATLAALVPGAAAGIIREVLLVDGTRNGVIERVADVAGCRFIGFEGSTQGAALAAGALQARSSWLMFLPAGAVLETGWIEETAQFIQSVSTSGRDRAAVFRYARSPYADAGFRDILWALMRKLVGPFGDQGLLIARDHYDRIGGYPPQARRSEARLLRRLGRSSRIMLRSRIVMVG